From one Bradyrhizobium sp. Ash2021 genomic stretch:
- a CDS encoding EamA family transporter produces MEESHPRHPNMAVELALLLLLATLWGASYTFIKLGVATIPPITLIAARTAIAGVLLLAIMQWRGVRMPRDAATWRRFMFQACLNSVIPWTMIAWGERSLDAGLATILNSTSPIFTFFLTLSVARHEVLTSRKLLGVVAGMAGICLIVGVQALAGLGEQLTAQIVTVLAAICYAGAAIFSRGFKDLDPMTPAAGSLLCGAAILIPASLVVDRPWTQAPSASSLLALSGLAVFSTAFAFVIYFHLIQTLGSVGTTAQAYLRVPIGVALGVVFLGESLTPTAWIGLAFVVVGVAAMTIPARKVAPIGASS; encoded by the coding sequence ATGGAAGAATCCCACCCGCGCCACCCCAACATGGCGGTCGAGCTCGCGCTGCTGCTGCTGCTCGCGACGCTGTGGGGCGCATCCTATACATTCATCAAGCTTGGCGTCGCGACCATTCCGCCGATCACGCTGATCGCGGCGCGCACCGCGATTGCGGGCGTGCTGCTGCTGGCGATCATGCAATGGCGCGGCGTGAGGATGCCGCGCGACGCTGCGACCTGGCGGCGCTTTATGTTTCAGGCCTGCCTCAACAGCGTGATCCCCTGGACCATGATCGCCTGGGGCGAGCGCTCGCTGGACGCTGGGCTGGCGACCATTCTCAATTCCACGTCGCCGATCTTCACCTTTTTCCTGACGCTGTCCGTCGCGCGGCATGAGGTGCTGACGTCGCGAAAACTACTCGGCGTCGTCGCCGGCATGGCCGGTATCTGCCTGATCGTCGGCGTGCAGGCGCTGGCCGGGTTGGGCGAGCAGTTGACCGCGCAAATCGTCACCGTGCTTGCCGCGATCTGCTACGCGGGTGCTGCGATCTTCAGCCGAGGCTTTAAAGACCTCGACCCGATGACGCCGGCGGCAGGTTCGCTGCTGTGTGGCGCGGCCATCCTGATCCCGGCGAGCCTGGTGGTGGACCGGCCCTGGACGCAGGCGCCATCGGCGAGTTCGTTGCTGGCGCTATCGGGCCTTGCGGTATTCTCGACCGCGTTCGCCTTCGTCATTTACTTCCACCTGATCCAGACCCTGGGATCGGTCGGCACCACGGCGCAGGCCTATCTGCGCGTACCTATCGGTGTCGCGCTGGGCGTGGTGTTCCTTGGCGAGAGTTTGACCCCGACCGCGTGGATCGGGCTGGCTTTCGTGGTCGTCGGCGTAGCCGCGATGACGATCCCGGCAAGGAAGGTGGCACCGATTGGCGCCTCATCCTAA
- a CDS encoding PAS domain S-box protein: MTSELPPNSPMTRSFSLSIGQLTFGSFLLVLAVIIITSTASVIAIRHLDATFGELQRLQSVGDLAEDIDRRMNELRLAARDFVTDPGTQSVQVGEAATSLSEVLKKTRLELAPEQQDMIDGVTERLATYRSGIERISALINRRAEMIVGLPPLREKFDEAVADSPDPNISSTLSQTQSRIASALLAHNPSAAEQAAQTMRSMSIPDPKLRMAVDNYAEAIVGISIRERQISDIDKEVLGAEGRLIQRVTELLREVSARQGHVLSRDFARTLTEARWQSIVLGTAGVLIGLFAALLVVRRTVRPLASIATSIRAVAGGEKSASIPQTDVDNEIGDIARAAEVFRQTLVDADAAREAAVRALAEQRLAEESYRKLFEASVDGIYVTTPGGALLNANPALARMMGYATPYALINGIGDIADTVYVDRAARTQFQKLMERDGMVREFEYQVRARDGAVLWLSDSASAVRNEAGEVVRYEGTVRDITDQKRAEDAIAEGRRLLQMVIDTVPAVINVKDKKLRYVLMNRYMAGIFGIEPQDAIGQTTQDLMSRYGAAKTDENDKRVLAGGRELGFYEEEYKDSAGNMRQWLVNKLPILDTAGEIENIVTVALDIGERKRVEFEMRKAKDAAEAALRNLRETQNSLIEAEKLAALGRLVAGVAHEVNNPVGISLTVASALERKTAMFAAEVARGELRRSSLNDYLDTSRDASSQLVANLNRAAELITSFKQVAADRNYSDQRNFDLGDLTEQVVMSLRPGLRKHNLTLNVDCQPNLIMNSYPGPYGQVLTNLFLNSVAHAFPDGKPGTVDIQVRESGKDNVEVLFSDNGCGMSLDVRRRAFDPFFTTRRDQGGTGLGLHIVYSIVTNRLGGRLDLDSEPGGGTRIQMILPRTAPLEQAAE, translated from the coding sequence ATGACCTCTGAATTGCCGCCGAATTCGCCAATGACGCGATCGTTCTCGCTTTCGATCGGTCAGCTGACGTTCGGCAGCTTCCTGCTGGTGCTCGCGGTGATCATCATCACTTCGACCGCCAGCGTCATCGCCATCCGCCATCTCGACGCGACCTTTGGCGAGCTGCAGCGGCTGCAGAGCGTCGGCGACCTCGCCGAGGACATCGACCGGCGCATGAACGAATTGCGGCTGGCGGCGCGCGATTTCGTCACTGACCCCGGCACCCAATCGGTCCAGGTGGGCGAGGCCGCGACCTCGCTGAGCGAGGTCCTGAAGAAGACCCGGCTGGAGCTTGCCCCCGAACAGCAGGACATGATCGATGGCGTCACCGAGCGGCTGGCGACCTACCGCAGCGGCATCGAGCGGATCTCGGCGCTGATCAACCGCCGCGCGGAAATGATCGTCGGGCTGCCGCCGCTGCGCGAGAAATTCGACGAGGCCGTCGCCGACAGTCCCGATCCCAACATCTCCTCGACACTGTCCCAGACCCAAAGCCGCATCGCCTCGGCGCTGCTGGCGCACAATCCGTCGGCCGCGGAACAGGCGGCGCAAACCATGCGCTCGATGTCGATCCCGGATCCAAAACTCCGCATGGCCGTCGACAATTACGCCGAAGCGATCGTCGGCATATCGATCCGCGAACGCCAGATATCCGATATCGACAAGGAGGTGCTCGGCGCCGAGGGCCGCCTGATCCAGCGCGTCACCGAATTGTTGCGCGAGGTCAGCGCACGCCAGGGCCATGTTCTGTCCCGCGATTTCGCCCGGACGCTGACGGAAGCCAGATGGCAAAGCATCGTGCTCGGCACCGCCGGCGTCCTGATCGGACTGTTCGCAGCACTGCTGGTGGTGCGCCGTACTGTGCGCCCGCTGGCATCGATTGCGACCTCGATCCGCGCGGTGGCGGGCGGCGAGAAAAGCGCCTCGATCCCGCAGACCGACGTCGACAACGAGATCGGCGATATCGCCCGCGCCGCCGAAGTATTCCGCCAGACCCTGGTCGATGCCGACGCCGCGCGGGAAGCGGCGGTGCGCGCTCTGGCCGAACAGCGCCTTGCCGAGGAGAGCTATCGCAAACTGTTCGAGGCGTCGGTCGACGGCATTTACGTCACGACACCGGGCGGCGCGCTGCTCAACGCCAATCCGGCGCTGGCGCGGATGATGGGTTACGCGACGCCGTACGCCCTGATTAACGGCATCGGCGACATCGCCGATACCGTCTATGTCGATCGGGCGGCGCGGACGCAATTTCAGAAGCTGATGGAACGCGACGGCATGGTCCGCGAGTTCGAATACCAGGTCCGCGCCCGCGACGGCGCGGTGCTCTGGCTCTCGGACAGCGCCAGCGCGGTGCGCAACGAGGCTGGCGAGGTGGTCCGCTACGAAGGGACGGTGCGCGACATCACCGACCAGAAGCGCGCCGAAGATGCGATCGCCGAAGGCCGCCGTTTGCTGCAGATGGTGATCGACACCGTGCCCGCGGTAATCAACGTCAAGGACAAGAAGCTGCGTTATGTGCTGATGAACCGTTACATGGCCGGCATTTTCGGCATCGAGCCGCAGGACGCGATCGGCCAGACCACGCAGGACCTGATGTCGCGCTACGGCGCTGCAAAGACCGACGAGAACGACAAGCGGGTGCTGGCGGGCGGCCGGGAACTCGGCTTTTACGAAGAGGAATACAAGGATTCCGCCGGCAATATGCGGCAATGGCTGGTCAACAAGCTGCCTATCCTGGACACCGCGGGCGAGATCGAAAACATCGTCACCGTCGCGCTCGACATCGGCGAGCGCAAGCGCGTCGAGTTCGAGATGCGCAAGGCCAAGGACGCCGCCGAAGCGGCATTGCGCAATCTGCGGGAGACGCAGAACTCGCTGATCGAGGCCGAAAAGCTCGCCGCGCTCGGACGCCTCGTGGCGGGCGTCGCCCACGAGGTCAACAATCCCGTCGGCATCAGCCTCACGGTCGCCTCCGCGCTGGAGCGCAAGACCGCGATGTTCGCGGCCGAAGTCGCGCGCGGCGAACTGCGGCGCTCCAGCCTGAATGATTATCTCGACACCAGCCGCGATGCGTCGTCGCAACTGGTCGCGAATCTCAATCGCGCCGCCGAACTCATCACCTCGTTCAAGCAGGTCGCGGCCGATCGCAATTATTCGGACCAGCGCAATTTCGACCTCGGCGATCTCACCGAACAGGTGGTGATGAGTCTGCGGCCGGGCCTGCGCAAGCACAATCTGACGCTCAACGTCGATTGCCAGCCCAACCTCATCATGAACAGCTATCCCGGCCCGTACGGGCAGGTGCTGACCAATCTGTTCCTGAATTCGGTGGCGCACGCGTTCCCGGACGGCAAGCCCGGCACGGTCGATATCCAGGTGCGGGAGTCCGGCAAGGACAATGTCGAGGTGTTGTTTTCCGACAACGGCTGCGGCATGAGCCTCGACGTCCGCCGCCGCGCATTCGATCCGTTCTTCACGACGCGGCGCGATCAGGGCGGCACGGGCTTAGGCCTGCACATCGTCTACAGCATCGTGACCAACCGCCTCGGCGGCCGGCTCGACCTCGATTCCGAACCCGGCGGCGGCACGCGGATCCAGATGATCCTGCCGCGCACAGCGCCGCTGGAGCAGGCCGCGGAATAG
- a CDS encoding cytochrome c peroxidase: protein MSASGTISCATCHHPRLAWGDVLRRNDGLG, encoded by the coding sequence ATGTCGGCCTCCGGCACCATTTCCTGCGCCACCTGCCATCACCCCAGGCTGGCCTGGGGCGACGTCCTGCGGCGTAATGACGGCTTAGGATGA
- a CDS encoding OB-fold domain-containing protein: MAEAKKYPAPVTNPETAAFWEAAKQGKFMIKRCTACGEPHYFPRSICPFCFSDKTVWEEASGEATIYTFSLMRKSATGPYAIAYVTLKEGPSLQTNIVDCDIDKLEIGQKVKVVFKPTDGAPLPFFTPV; the protein is encoded by the coding sequence ATGGCTGAAGCAAAGAAATATCCGGCGCCGGTGACCAACCCCGAAACCGCGGCGTTCTGGGAAGCGGCCAAGCAGGGCAAGTTCATGATCAAGCGCTGCACCGCCTGCGGCGAGCCGCATTACTTTCCGCGTTCGATCTGCCCGTTCTGTTTTTCCGACAAGACGGTGTGGGAGGAGGCTTCCGGCGAGGCCACGATCTATACGTTCAGCCTGATGCGCAAATCCGCCACCGGGCCGTACGCGATCGCCTACGTCACGTTGAAGGAAGGCCCGTCGCTGCAGACCAACATCGTCGACTGCGACATAGACAAGCTCGAGATCGGCCAGAAGGTGAAAGTGGTGTTCAAGCCGACCGACGGCGCGCCGCTGCCGTTCTTCACGCCGGTGTAA
- a CDS encoding dihydrodipicolinate synthase family protein produces the protein MKLTAQAAGTFAIAPTPFHDDGRIDDKSIDRLTAFYAEVGCDGVTVLGILGEAPKLDAAEAEQVAVRFVKRAKTMQIIVGVSAPGFATMRSLAQKSMDAGAAGVMIAPPPHLRTDDQITGYFKQAQEAIGDDIPWVLQDYPLTLNVVFTPAVIRKIVMDSPSCVMLKHEDWPGLEKISTLRGFQKDGSLKPMSILVGNGGLFLDFEMERGADGAMTGYAFPELLIDVVKLSKAGKRDAAHDLFDAHLPLIRYEQQPGAGLAVRKYVLQKRGIIASSAQRKPGATITAAAKAEVDYLLSRVARVDRRANLQPQSSAAG, from the coding sequence ATGAAACTCACCGCCCAGGCCGCCGGCACCTTCGCGATCGCGCCGACCCCGTTCCACGACGACGGCCGCATCGACGACAAATCCATCGACCGGCTGACCGCCTTCTACGCCGAAGTCGGCTGCGACGGCGTCACCGTGCTCGGCATTCTCGGCGAGGCGCCGAAGCTCGATGCCGCCGAGGCCGAGCAGGTCGCGGTCCGCTTCGTCAAGCGCGCCAAGACCATGCAGATCATCGTCGGCGTCTCGGCGCCGGGCTTTGCCACCATGCGCTCGCTGGCGCAAAAATCGATGGATGCGGGCGCTGCCGGCGTCATGATCGCGCCGCCGCCGCATCTGCGCACCGACGATCAGATCACCGGTTACTTCAAGCAGGCGCAGGAAGCGATTGGAGACGACATTCCCTGGGTGCTGCAGGATTATCCGCTGACCCTCAACGTGGTGTTCACGCCCGCGGTGATCCGCAAGATCGTGATGGACTCACCGTCCTGCGTGATGCTCAAGCATGAGGACTGGCCGGGGCTGGAAAAGATCTCCACGCTGCGCGGCTTCCAGAAGGACGGCTCGCTGAAACCGATGTCCATTCTGGTCGGCAATGGCGGGCTGTTTCTCGATTTCGAAATGGAGCGCGGCGCCGACGGCGCCATGACCGGCTACGCCTTCCCGGAATTGCTGATCGATGTCGTAAAACTGTCGAAGGCGGGAAAACGCGATGCCGCGCACGATCTGTTCGACGCGCATCTGCCGCTGATCCGCTACGAGCAGCAGCCCGGCGCGGGGCTTGCGGTGCGCAAATACGTGCTGCAGAAGCGCGGCATCATCGCCTCCAGCGCGCAGCGCAAGCCCGGCGCGACCATCACGGCCGCGGCCAAGGCCGAGGTGGATTATTTGCTGTCGCGGGTCGCGCGGGTCGACCGCCGCGCCAATCTGCAACCGCAATCCAGCGCAGCGGGCTAG
- a CDS encoding thiolase domain-containing protein, with protein sequence MTIKGKAYIAGIYEHPTRHAPDKSTAQLHAEVAKGAIEDAGLTKADIDGYFCAGDAAGGVMNMVDYLGLKVRHLDSTDTGGCSYLIHLGHAAEAIAAGKCSIALITLAGKPRTGPMPPRAAGAEADFETAYGATTHNAYGMCAMRHMHDYGTTSEQLAWIKVAASHHAQYNPHAMLKDVVTVEDVLNSPMISDPLHRMDCCVVTDGGGALIVTTPEIARSLKKPLVRLIGHGESTKGPRGGKDLDLTHSAGLWSGPRAFEEAGVTPKDIKYASIYDSFTITVLMQIEDLGFCKKGEGGKFVADGNLISGVGKLPFNTDGGGLCSNHPVNRGGMTKIIEAVRQLRGEAHPKVQVKNCDLAIAHGTGGLLGVRHAASTCILERA encoded by the coding sequence TTGACCATCAAGGGCAAGGCCTACATTGCCGGGATCTATGAGCATCCGACCCGGCACGCACCCGATAAATCCACCGCACAGCTACATGCCGAAGTCGCCAAGGGCGCGATCGAAGATGCCGGGCTGACCAAGGCCGACATCGACGGCTATTTCTGCGCCGGCGACGCCGCGGGCGGCGTGATGAACATGGTCGATTATCTCGGCCTCAAAGTCCGTCACCTCGATTCCACCGATACCGGCGGCTGTTCCTATCTGATCCATCTCGGCCATGCTGCGGAAGCGATCGCCGCCGGTAAATGCTCGATCGCGCTGATTACGCTGGCGGGCAAGCCGCGCACCGGACCGATGCCGCCGCGCGCGGCCGGCGCCGAGGCCGATTTCGAGACGGCCTATGGCGCAACCACCCACAATGCCTACGGCATGTGTGCCATGCGCCATATGCACGACTACGGCACCACCAGCGAGCAGCTCGCCTGGATCAAGGTCGCGGCGTCGCATCACGCGCAATACAATCCGCACGCGATGCTCAAGGACGTCGTCACCGTCGAGGACGTGCTGAACTCGCCGATGATCTCCGATCCCTTGCACCGGATGGATTGCTGCGTCGTCACCGACGGCGGCGGCGCGCTGATCGTGACCACGCCCGAGATCGCCAGGAGCTTGAAGAAGCCGCTGGTGCGCCTGATCGGGCACGGCGAGTCGACCAAAGGACCGCGCGGCGGCAAGGATCTCGATCTGACGCACTCCGCCGGCCTCTGGTCGGGACCCCGCGCGTTCGAAGAAGCCGGCGTGACGCCGAAGGATATCAAATACGCATCGATCTATGACAGCTTTACCATCACGGTGCTGATGCAGATCGAGGATCTCGGCTTCTGCAAGAAAGGCGAGGGCGGAAAATTCGTCGCCGACGGCAATCTGATTTCCGGCGTCGGCAAATTGCCGTTCAATACCGATGGCGGCGGTCTCTGCAGCAACCATCCGGTCAACCGCGGCGGCATGACGAAAATCATCGAGGCGGTGCGGCAGCTGCGCGGCGAAGCGCATCCGAAGGTGCAGGTGAAAAACTGCGATCTTGCGATCGCGCACGGCACCGGCGGACTTTTGGGCGTGCGCCACGCCGCCTCAACCTGCATTCTGGAGCGTGCATGA
- a CDS encoding DUF488 domain-containing protein has translation MARREFESTAAGAKFPFFTIGHSTRPIGEFIDLLTASEIGIVVDVRTVPRSRTNPQYNGEKLPESLSAFQIAYEHVAELGGLRARAKDVAPEVNAFWQNQSFHNYADYALSGTFRSGLARLRDLGRVQRCAMMCAETVWWRCHRRIIADYLLVGGEQVFHILGPGKVAIASLTPGARPGPGDTVTYPPLVAGASP, from the coding sequence ATGGCCCGGCGTGAATTCGAAAGCACGGCGGCCGGCGCGAAGTTTCCGTTTTTCACCATTGGCCATTCCACGCGCCCGATCGGCGAATTTATCGACTTGCTCACTGCCTCGGAGATCGGCATCGTCGTCGATGTGCGCACTGTTCCGCGCTCGCGGACAAATCCGCAATACAATGGCGAAAAACTTCCCGAGTCATTGTCGGCATTTCAGATCGCATATGAGCATGTCGCCGAACTCGGAGGCCTCCGCGCACGCGCAAAGGATGTTGCGCCTGAGGTCAATGCCTTCTGGCAGAATCAGAGTTTTCACAACTACGCCGACTATGCGCTGAGCGGCACTTTTCGCTCCGGCCTCGCCCGGCTCCGCGATCTCGGCCGCGTGCAGCGCTGCGCCATGATGTGCGCGGAGACGGTGTGGTGGCGGTGCCATCGTCGGATCATCGCGGACTATCTGCTCGTTGGTGGCGAGCAGGTGTTTCATATTCTTGGACCGGGCAAGGTCGCAATAGCGAGCCTGACGCCGGGGGCCCGGCCCGGGCCGGGAGACACCGTGACCTATCCGCCGCTGGTGGCGGGAGCGAGTCCATGA
- a CDS encoding DUF2945 domain-containing protein encodes MAKTFKVGDHVSWNSEAGRVRGRIVKVHKRAVNYKGHIHRATPDDPQYEIKSDKTDHVALHKAGVLRRLG; translated from the coding sequence ATGGCCAAAACGTTCAAGGTTGGCGATCACGTGAGCTGGAATTCGGAAGCCGGACGTGTGCGCGGAAGGATCGTCAAAGTGCACAAACGGGCCGTCAATTATAAAGGCCACATCCACCGTGCTACGCCGGATGATCCGCAGTATGAAATCAAGAGCGACAAGACCGATCACGTCGCCTTGCACAAGGCCGGCGTGTTGAGGCGGCTCGGCTGA
- a CDS encoding MaoC/PaaZ C-terminal domain-containing protein has translation MPIKYDELMALKNLGQKYAYTDREVMLYAYGIGMGADPMNEKELAFVNEAVATARPLKVVPTFASVAAWGAGPGEMNLNRVMVVDGERDITFHKPFATSAHITADSTVLDVFDKGKDKGAVIRHQTVLRDEKGEKLATLVASRFARGDGGFGGPSEGQPEPHKVPTRGPDKTVDISTRPDQALVYRLCGDRNPLHSDPEFAKKAGFPKPILHGMCTYGITCRGILQTYADYDPHAFKQHSARFSSPVYPGETVTMELWKDGNVISFEAKVKSRGVTVIKSGRTVLG, from the coding sequence ATGCCGATCAAGTACGACGAGCTGATGGCCCTGAAAAATCTCGGCCAGAAATACGCCTATACCGACCGCGAAGTCATGCTCTACGCCTACGGGATCGGCATGGGCGCGGACCCGATGAATGAGAAGGAGCTGGCGTTCGTCAACGAGGCCGTGGCCACCGCGCGTCCGTTGAAGGTGGTGCCGACCTTTGCCTCCGTCGCGGCCTGGGGCGCGGGTCCCGGCGAAATGAATCTCAACCGCGTGATGGTGGTGGACGGTGAGCGCGACATCACCTTCCACAAGCCGTTTGCCACGTCAGCCCACATCACCGCCGACTCCACGGTCCTCGACGTCTTCGACAAGGGCAAGGACAAGGGCGCGGTGATCCGGCACCAGACGGTGCTCAGGGACGAGAAGGGCGAGAAGCTCGCGACCCTGGTCGCATCGCGCTTCGCGCGCGGCGATGGCGGCTTTGGCGGGCCTTCGGAAGGCCAGCCCGAACCGCACAAGGTGCCGACCCGCGGGCCCGACAAGACCGTCGATATTTCGACGCGTCCGGATCAGGCCCTGGTCTACCGTCTCTGCGGCGACCGCAATCCGCTGCACAGCGATCCCGAATTTGCCAAGAAGGCCGGCTTCCCAAAGCCGATCCTGCACGGCATGTGCACCTATGGCATCACCTGCCGCGGGATCTTGCAGACCTATGCCGATTACGATCCGCACGCCTTCAAACAGCATTCCGCGCGGTTCTCCTCGCCGGTCTATCCCGGCGAGACCGTGACCATGGAATTGTGGAAGGACGGCAACGTGATTTCGTTCGAAGCCAAGGTGAAGTCGCGGGGTGTCACCGTCATCAAGAGCGGCAGGACGGTGCTGGGCTGA
- a CDS encoding NUDIX hydrolase: MAEIVAPRPASTILLLRDSAAQGEIEVFMMVRHYEIDFNSGALVFPGGSVDKGDKEIIADPALYSGGEGLDEASLSFRIAAIRETFEESGILLARPKGSKALVDAKRAGEIETAHRADLCDGKISFLKVLTDNGMLLALDELVPYAHWITPEGMPKRFDTWFFLAAAPPEQAGAHDGKESTDSIWVSPREALEGGETGRFKLPFPTTRNLIKLGKQASVKAALDDSRGKPVVTVTPVMTKLNGGRQLRIPREAGYDGEVFEVGALG; encoded by the coding sequence ATGGCCGAGATCGTCGCCCCGCGTCCCGCATCCACCATCCTGCTGCTGCGCGACAGCGCGGCGCAAGGCGAAATCGAAGTCTTCATGATGGTCCGCCATTACGAGATCGACTTCAATTCCGGCGCGCTGGTGTTTCCCGGCGGCAGCGTCGACAAGGGCGACAAGGAGATCATCGCCGACCCCGCGCTCTATTCGGGCGGCGAGGGGCTCGACGAGGCCAGCTTGAGTTTCCGCATCGCCGCGATCCGCGAGACCTTTGAGGAAAGTGGCATCCTGCTGGCCCGGCCGAAGGGATCGAAGGCGCTGGTCGATGCCAAGCGTGCGGGCGAGATCGAGACGGCGCATCGCGCCGATTTGTGCGACGGCAAGATCAGCTTCCTGAAAGTGCTCACCGACAACGGCATGCTGCTGGCGCTCGACGAACTCGTGCCCTACGCGCACTGGATCACGCCCGAGGGCATGCCAAAGCGCTTCGACACCTGGTTCTTCCTCGCGGCAGCACCGCCGGAACAGGCCGGCGCCCATGACGGCAAGGAATCCACCGACTCGATCTGGGTGTCGCCGCGCGAGGCGCTGGAAGGCGGCGAAACCGGCCGCTTCAAGCTGCCATTCCCGACCACCCGCAACCTGATCAAGCTCGGCAAACAGGCCAGCGTGAAGGCCGCGCTGGACGACAGCCGCGGCAAGCCGGTCGTGACCGTGACGCCGGTGATGACGAAATTGAACGGCGGCCGTCAGCTCCGGATTCCGCGCGAGGCCGGCTATGACGGCGAGGTGTTCGAAGTCGGCGCGCTGGGTTAG
- a CDS encoding SDR family oxidoreductase gives MGLLDGKVAIITGAGGGLGEAYAKLFASEGAAVVVNDLGGPRDGSGADVSMAQKVVNAIKADGGRAVANGADISTIAGGQSVFDDAIKNFGRADILVNNAGILLDETFAKAKEANWDKVIRVHLKGTFCCTQPVFKWMRENGGGVIVNTSSTSGLIGNFGQTNYGAAKGGIWGLSNVLAIEGRKYNIRIWTLAPGALTRMTADLPRYKENPGLALGPDGIAPAVLYMVSDLSGDQTGKVLGVSGPRGVREMRMMEMDGWKPPHTGWKAQDVVDHAKEIFFSEEQIKMGARRF, from the coding sequence ATGGGATTACTCGACGGCAAGGTTGCGATCATCACGGGGGCGGGTGGCGGGCTGGGTGAGGCCTACGCCAAATTGTTCGCAAGCGAGGGTGCTGCGGTCGTGGTCAACGACCTCGGCGGGCCGCGCGACGGCTCCGGCGCCGATGTCTCGATGGCGCAGAAGGTGGTCAATGCGATCAAGGCCGACGGTGGCCGCGCGGTCGCCAATGGCGCCGATATCTCGACCATCGCGGGCGGACAGTCGGTGTTCGATGACGCCATCAAGAATTTCGGCCGCGCCGACATCCTCGTCAACAATGCCGGCATCCTGCTCGACGAGACCTTTGCCAAGGCGAAAGAGGCCAACTGGGATAAGGTGATCCGGGTGCATCTGAAAGGCACCTTCTGCTGCACCCAGCCGGTGTTCAAATGGATGCGCGAGAACGGCGGCGGCGTCATCGTCAATACGTCCTCGACCTCGGGCCTGATCGGCAATTTCGGCCAGACCAATTACGGCGCCGCCAAGGGCGGTATCTGGGGGCTGTCGAACGTGCTGGCGATCGAGGGCCGCAAATACAACATCCGGATCTGGACGCTGGCCCCGGGCGCGCTGACCCGCATGACCGCGGACCTGCCGCGCTACAAGGAAAACCCCGGTTTGGCTCTGGGCCCGGACGGCATCGCTCCGGCCGTGCTATACATGGTCAGCGATTTGTCGGGCGACCAGACCGGCAAGGTGCTCGGCGTCTCCGGCCCCCGCGGCGTCCGCGAGATGCGGATGATGGAAATGGACGGCTGGAAGCCGCCGCACACCGGCTGGAAGGCCCAGGACGTCGTCGACCACGCCAAGGAGATCTTCTTCTCCGAGGAACAGATCAAGATGGGCGCGCGGCGGTTCTAA